In one window of Pseudorasbora parva isolate DD20220531a chromosome 7, ASM2467924v1, whole genome shotgun sequence DNA:
- the LOC137082672 gene encoding neural cell adhesion molecule 1-like: protein MILLRLFGLLIVSRVIDARLDIIANEPDVEVGSKVLLLCKAKSEGEISWLKDNEEVDEDRYEVKTHDESSSSLTVNNVQLGDSGIYSCVSENDLGTKKTTSYQLYVYEKLDFGETKTYHEFLVNQTITIPCVVSGKPEVEVYWLRNNRIVNDDGRGNLKILPDRSLQIVGIQQEDRGIYICEGKIKGRPVTKDLQISVVVNEPPTVRIHQERKSVSAGPNTSVSISCLVKGEPTPNITWIVPSTFDNSRYKYNTDKSELTISAVTRSDFGKYVCTATNKIGENTATFILDVSERPTIDLDPNQLVIIPGETGSVLCNATGHPAPTIQWVRKATQEKMTSVEGSELTLENVMPSDGGLYSCIASNTAGTTTEDFQLITWPGTPARFSVASGTSSSVLIQSVSVQDGGSSITQYILQWKKPSEETWSQSVIKPTNPLEIKGLEPYTEYSVRFAAKNSHYQGNFSTEHRIFTQSQREPDSPVLSLNEKKLELNSVSIPIKQLKDGGSPVLHYVVRYKGNKESEEWTEKEIPGNSTSIQLNGLQYSAEYQMEVQAVNHNGSSSPAKLNFTVPQPVSQPMLGKGGVVGIVMFIFLLLMVSVDAFCCYTNHCGLLNFLARKLFGHKMTESKGMDEEANNSNGDMKLSGLTLPRGSIPKLQAPNGAVNGVHSEVTCDKAPLTKFEKQPESDDPTGEA from the exons ATGATTTTACTCAGACTGTTTGGACTCCTTATTGTATCAAGAGTGATAG ATGCTAGATTAGACATCATCGCTAATGAACCAGATGTGGAGGTGGGAAGCAAAGTTCTGCTCTTGTGCAAAG CCAAGTCAGAGGGAGAAATCAGTTGGTTAAAAGATAATGAAGAGGTGGATGAAGATCGCTATGAAGTCAAGACGCATGATGAGTCTTCGAGTTCACTGACCGTAAATAACGTTCAGTTAGGTGACAGTGGAATCTATAGCTGTGTGTCTGAAAATGATCTTGGCACAAAGAAGACGACGAGCTACCAGCTTTATGTCTATG AAAAACTGGACTTTGGCGAAACAAAGACATACCATGAATTTCTGGTGAACCAGACGATAACCATTCCCTGTGTGGTTTCTGGCAAGCCCGAGGTGGAGGTCTACTGGCTTCGGAACAATCGCATCGTGAATGATGACG GCCGAGGTAATCTCAAAATCCTGCCAGATAGATCCCTGCAGATTGTGGGAATTCAGCAGGAAGACCGTGGAATCTACATCTGTGAAGGCAAGATCAAGGGACGCCCCGTAACTAAGGATCTCCAGATCTCTGTTGTTGTTAACG AGCCACCGACCGTACGGATTCATCAGGAGAGAAAGAGTGTTTCTGCTGGACCCAATACCAGTGTGTCTATAAGCTGCCTGGTCAAAGGAGAGCCCACTCCAAATATTACATGGATAGT CCCTTCCACCTTTGACAACTCCCGTTACAAATACAACACAGATAAGAGTGAGCTCACCATCTCTGCAGTGACCAGGAGTGATTTTGGAAAGTATGTCTGCACGGCTACCAATAAGATTGGAGAAAACACTGCCACATTTATTCTGGATGTCTCAG AGCGTCCAACTATAGACTTGGATCCAAACCAGCTGGTCATTATTCCAGGAGAAACTGGATCTGTGCTCTGCAATGCCACAGGACATCCAGCTCCAACCATACAGTGGGTCAGGAAGGCTACCCAAGAAAAAATG ACGAGTGTGGAGGGATCTGAGCTGACTCTTGAAAATGTAATGCCCTCTGATGGTGGCTTGTACTCCTGCATAGCCAGCAACACCGCAGGCACAACCACTGAGGACTTCCAGCTGATAA CCTGGCCTGGGACACCCGCTCGGTTCAGTGTGGCCTCAGGGACCTCATCTTCAGTCCTCATCCAGAGTGTCTCAGTACAGGATGGAGGGTCCTCTATTACCCAGTACATCCTTCAGTGGAAGAAACCGTCTGAAGAAACCTGGAGTCAAAGTGTCATCAAACCCACAA ATCCCCTGGAGATCAAGGGCCTTGAGCCGTACACAGAGTACTCAGTTcgttttgctgccaaaaacTCGCATTACCAGGGCAACTTCTCCACAGAACACAGAATCTTCACACAGTCTCAAC GGGAACCCGACAGCCCCGTTCTCTCTCTGAACGAGAAAAAATTGGAGCTGAACTCAGTCTCCATCCCAATTAAACAGCTAAAAGATGGAGGCTCTCCTGTCCTACACTACGTTGTACGCTACAAAGGG AATAAGGAGAGTGAGGAATGGACTGAAAAAGAAATTCCTGGAAACTCCACCAGTATCCAGCTGAATGGTCTCCAGTACAGCGCTGAATATCAAATGGAAGTTCAAGCAGTGAACCACAACGGCTCGTCCAGCCCTGCTAAACTTAACTTCACCGTCCCACAACCTG TCAGTCAGCCGATGTTAGGGAAAGGTGGTGTGGTGGGCATTGTGATGTTCATCTTCTTGTTGCTGATGGTATCAGTAGATGCTTTCTGTTGCTACACCAACCACTGCGGCCTGCTGAATTTCCTCGCTCGTAAACTATTTGGACACAAAATGACAGAGTCTAAAGGGATGGATGAAGAGGCGAATAATTCAAATGG AGACATGAAGCTGAGTGGTCTAACGCTTCCACGAGGCAGCATCCCAAAGCTTCAGGCACCCAATGGGGCGGTGAATGGCGTTCATTCAGAAGTCACGTGTGACAAAGCGCCTCTTACCAAATTCGA GAAGCAGCCAGAATCTGATGATCCAACAGGAGAGGCGTAG